A single region of the Desulfotignum phosphitoxidans DSM 13687 genome encodes:
- a CDS encoding MlaD family protein: MIRFSSAFSHIFYSIVTVLAGVFLFAGCTGYGFTISFDQVNGLKETDPVMFEETRVGQVKKITYTKDAVFLVSVEIAGQFSDCATEDSRFFIGQGPDEMAGKAVIIEQARTGGTKIPADAVVDGSPASPAAAAAASMDEMWQSLGKKMADMMAQIETIPETEEYQAMKDAMAELEQKLKDSGQKMSDTLKNDVLPLLEEKIKALSDSLRQQGKENKADDLEKDFGRLQDI; encoded by the coding sequence ATGATACGGTTTTCCAGCGCTTTTTCCCATATTTTTTACAGTATCGTGACGGTGCTGGCCGGTGTTTTTCTTTTTGCCGGATGCACGGGCTATGGGTTCACCATTTCTTTTGACCAGGTAAACGGATTAAAGGAAACGGATCCCGTGATGTTTGAGGAAACCCGGGTCGGACAGGTGAAAAAAATCACCTATACCAAAGACGCGGTCTTCCTGGTGTCCGTTGAAATTGCCGGTCAATTTTCAGACTGCGCCACAGAAGATTCCCGGTTTTTCATCGGACAGGGACCGGATGAAATGGCCGGCAAAGCTGTGATCATTGAACAGGCCCGGACGGGCGGCACAAAAATCCCCGCCGATGCCGTGGTTGACGGCAGCCCGGCATCTCCGGCTGCGGCCGCCGCCGCTTCCATGGATGAGATGTGGCAGTCGTTGGGAAAAAAGATGGCCGACATGATGGCACAGATTGAAACCATTCCGGAAACCGAAGAATATCAGGCCATGAAAGATGCCATGGCCGAACTGGAACAAAAGCTGAAAGACTCCGGACAGAAAATGAGCGATACCCTGAAAAACGATGTTCTCCCTTTGCTGGAAGAAAAGATCAAGGCATTGTCAGACAGCCTCCGGCAGCAGGGGAAGGAAAACAAGGCAGATGACCTGGAAAAGGATTTTGGACGGCTTCAGGATATTTAG
- a CDS encoding type I restriction endonuclease subunit R gives MTYFNEENTVEQLVLDTLTDKDSQWCVAESQADYLDSHLTLHISNLKWRFVSADELPRQHSDVLLESMVRDALIRLNPEIKAQPDRADEVLYRLRTIPLSVQSEGLVRANELFAEWLRGEKSMPFGERGEHTPVRLIDFENLGKNDYVVTNQWVYPVKEGGRRFDIVMLVNGIPLVIGEAKTPVRPAVTWVDGASDIHNGYEQSVPQMFVPNVLSFATEGKCYRYGSVRMPIDIWGPWHEGGNKAEGTISDVQHSIRSMLRPHVVLDILQNFTLFATDKKHRRIKIICRYQQYEGANLMVARVVKGYPKKGLIWHFQGSGKSLLMVFAAQKLRMHRKLGNPTVMIVVDRIDLDTQITATFNAADIPNMIGAATRQELQNLLAADTRKIIITTIHKFGEADGRLNERSNIIVMVDEAHRTQEGDLGRKMRDALPNAFLFGLTGTPINKRDRNTFWAFGADEDEQGYMSRYSFQDSIRDKATLPLHFEAVDVKLHINKDAIDEAYSQMTDELSELDRDDLARRAAKMAVLIKAPARVKAICWHIVKHFQDKLEPNGLKAQVVTFDRECCVLYKKAMDELIGPEVSAIVMHTQGGKSDEYAEWKLAKDEEEKLLDRFRDPNDPLKFLIVTSKLLTGFDAPILQVMYLDKPMKDHNLLQAICRTNRVYPGKTHGLIVDYLGIFDDVATALDFDEKAVQKVITNLDELKKELPGVVAKSLSFFPRVDRTVGGYEGLIAAQDCLPDNETRDKFAAEYSMLSRLWEALSPDPCLGRYEKDYKWLTQVYESVKPPSGNGKLLWHALGAKTIELVHENVHLETVRDDLDTLVMDAEVLEGLLDAKDPDKKSREIEIKLIARLRKHKDNPEFIALGERLEKLKERHEQGLLHSLDFLKELLTLAKEVVQAEKQVDPVDEQAKAKAALTELFAEVKNGKTPMVVERIVTDIDEIVRLVRFPGWQNTKAGEREVQKALRKVIYVKYQVKDQDLFDKAFGYIRQYY, from the coding sequence ATGACCTACTTCAACGAGGAAAATACGGTTGAACAACTCGTGCTGGACACTTTGACTGACAAAGACAGCCAGTGGTGCGTTGCCGAGTCGCAAGCCGATTATCTTGATTCACATCTCACACTTCACATTTCAAACTTAAAATGGCGCTTCGTGTCGGCCGACGAGCTGCCCCGTCAACACTCCGACGTGCTGTTGGAGTCGATGGTACGCGACGCCCTCATCCGGCTGAACCCGGAAATCAAGGCCCAGCCCGACCGCGCCGACGAGGTGCTCTACCGCCTTCGGACCATTCCGCTGTCGGTGCAGAGCGAAGGCCTGGTTCGGGCTAACGAGTTGTTTGCCGAATGGCTGCGGGGCGAGAAGTCCATGCCCTTTGGTGAGCGCGGCGAACATACGCCGGTGCGCCTGATCGACTTTGAGAATCTCGGCAAAAACGATTACGTGGTCACCAACCAGTGGGTCTATCCGGTCAAGGAAGGCGGCCGCCGCTTCGACATCGTCATGCTGGTCAACGGCATCCCGCTGGTGATAGGCGAGGCCAAGACGCCGGTACGTCCGGCAGTGACCTGGGTGGATGGGGCCAGTGATATCCACAACGGCTACGAACAGAGCGTGCCGCAGATGTTCGTGCCCAACGTCCTCTCTTTTGCCACCGAGGGCAAGTGCTACCGCTACGGCTCGGTGCGCATGCCCATCGATATCTGGGGGCCGTGGCACGAAGGCGGGAACAAGGCCGAGGGAACGATTTCGGACGTGCAGCATTCGATCCGTTCCATGCTGCGCCCCCATGTGGTGCTGGACATTTTACAGAACTTCACCCTGTTCGCCACCGACAAAAAACACCGGCGCATCAAGATCATCTGCCGCTACCAGCAGTACGAAGGCGCAAACCTGATGGTGGCCCGCGTGGTCAAGGGCTACCCCAAGAAGGGCCTGATCTGGCATTTTCAGGGCTCGGGCAAGTCGCTGCTCATGGTTTTTGCGGCACAAAAGCTGCGGATGCACCGCAAGCTCGGCAACCCCACAGTGATGATTGTGGTGGACCGCATCGATCTGGACACCCAGATCACCGCTACCTTCAATGCCGCAGATATTCCGAACATGATCGGAGCGGCCACCCGGCAGGAGCTGCAAAACCTGCTGGCGGCGGATACCCGCAAGATTATCATCACCACCATTCATAAGTTCGGCGAGGCGGACGGCCGCCTGAACGAGCGCTCGAACATCATCGTGATGGTGGATGAAGCGCACCGCACCCAGGAAGGCGATCTGGGCCGCAAGATGCGGGATGCGCTGCCCAATGCCTTTCTCTTTGGCCTGACCGGCACGCCGATCAACAAGCGGGACCGAAATACCTTCTGGGCCTTTGGCGCGGACGAGGATGAGCAGGGCTACATGAGCCGCTACTCGTTCCAGGACTCGATTCGGGACAAGGCCACGCTGCCGCTGCATTTCGAGGCGGTGGACGTGAAGCTGCATATCAACAAGGACGCCATTGACGAAGCTTACTCACAGATGACCGATGAGCTGAGCGAGCTGGATCGTGACGACCTGGCCAGGCGCGCCGCCAAAATGGCGGTGCTGATCAAGGCCCCGGCCCGGGTGAAAGCCATCTGCTGGCACATTGTCAAACACTTTCAGGATAAATTGGAACCGAACGGCTTGAAGGCCCAGGTGGTGACCTTCGACCGGGAGTGCTGTGTGCTCTACAAGAAGGCCATGGACGAATTGATAGGCCCGGAAGTCAGCGCCATCGTCATGCACACCCAGGGCGGAAAGTCCGATGAATACGCGGAATGGAAGCTGGCCAAGGATGAGGAGGAAAAGCTCCTCGACCGTTTCCGCGACCCGAATGACCCACTCAAGTTCCTGATTGTCACTTCCAAGCTGCTGACCGGATTTGATGCGCCCATTCTGCAGGTGATGTACCTCGACAAGCCGATGAAGGACCACAACCTGCTGCAGGCCATCTGCCGCACCAACCGTGTCTATCCCGGCAAGACCCATGGCCTGATCGTGGATTACCTGGGCATCTTCGATGACGTGGCCACGGCCCTCGATTTCGATGAAAAGGCGGTGCAGAAGGTCATCACCAATCTGGATGAGCTCAAGAAAGAGCTGCCCGGCGTGGTGGCGAAGAGTCTTTCGTTCTTCCCCAGGGTGGACCGCACCGTCGGCGGCTACGAGGGGCTGATCGCGGCGCAGGACTGTCTGCCGGATAACGAGACCCGGGACAAGTTCGCGGCAGAATACTCAATGCTCTCCCGTCTGTGGGAGGCGCTGTCACCTGATCCCTGTCTCGGCCGTTATGAAAAGGACTACAAGTGGTTGACCCAGGTGTATGAGTCGGTGAAGCCGCCGAGCGGCAACGGCAAGCTGCTTTGGCACGCCCTGGGGGCCAAAACCATCGAACTGGTGCATGAGAACGTGCATCTGGAGACGGTACGCGACGACCTGGACACCCTGGTGATGGACGCCGAGGTCCTCGAAGGACTGCTCGATGCCAAGGACCCGGACAAGAAATCCAGGGAAATCGAGATCAAGCTCATCGCCCGCCTGCGCAAGCACAAGGACAATCCGGAGTTTATCGCCCTGGGGGAACGCCTCGAAAAGCTCAAGGAACGGCACGAACAGGGCCTGCTCCACAGCCTCGATTTCCTCAAAGAGCTGCTGACCCTGGCCAAAGAGGTCGTTCAGGCCGAGAAGCAGGTGGACCCGGTCGATGAACAGGCCAAGGCCAAAGCGGCCCTGACAGAGTTGTTCGCCGAGGTGAAGAACGGCAAGACGCCGATGGTGGTCGAGCGGATCGTGACCGACATTGACGAGATCGTGCGGCTGGTTCGTTTTCCCGGCTGGCAAAACACCAAGGCCGGAGAGCGCGAGGTTCAGAAAGCCCTTCGCAAGGTGATTTACGTGAAGTACCAGGTCAAGGACCAAGATCTGTTCGACAAGGCGTTCGGATATATTCGGCAGTACTATTGA
- a CDS encoding DEAD/DEAH box helicase, whose product MVFKIPQKSSVSIKNPESLFRDLRDRTVEGLLAQQADMLRNYMDHVDNRDIALELPTGSGKTLVGLLIAEWRRRTKRERCVMLCPTKQLVHQVVEQAKEKYGINALDFSGSKHQYPEADKTAFNNCESIGVATYSALFNTNPFFSNVHTLIFDDAHAAENYVSSFWSLEVRRYEDESTFGTIWQIIAPYTTENDQLRYDQGNEGSLDTSFVNKIPTPYLLKCRTALTAAIDNASRDDESPEEYGYRWRMIRDHLHACHLYYTSNSILIRPLVAPTKSFAPFQNARQRIYMSATLGEGGDLERIFGRKKIERIPAPEGWDKQGIGRRFFVFPMRRLDEAASLSLAISWTTKFDRALVLTPSNRDADKVKMAIKSLPATQSHTLFDAAQLESSKKSFTQAGSAIAVLANRYDGIDLIGDECRYLIIYGLPESTNLQERFIISRLGASVLFQVRIRTRITQAVGRCTRSSTDYALVVIIGDKVHQYFHMPEKRETLHPELQAEVNFGVDQSKVDNPSELGDNIDIFIAHGPEWKSADNHILETRDELTQLSIPSASQLGNSVVHEVKFHDALWSGDFDNALSSAKDVLASFAGGHDLKGYSALWNYLAGSAAYQADQTQVAQEHFSAAFSCASTLPWLKQIQKLLSNQTQEVSVDVIYGERIERIEGLLERFGKSGSVKIEKYFQDIREGLTSRESKPFEEAQVKLGRLIGFESGNTERSGDPDPWWIFGRRGIVFEDYTATGDNPVVSKKKTLEAKAHPDTLAAEHPGVSFSVVFCSTSDKLHSAAEPHTGDVFYISVEDFKKFSEECMATMRVLWDSFQSPGVIEWREFAARRLAEAKLGSDDILARLTSRKLSSLAGGGQK is encoded by the coding sequence ATGGTATTTAAAATCCCCCAGAAATCTTCGGTATCCATCAAAAATCCTGAGTCGTTGTTCCGTGATCTGCGGGACCGTACCGTAGAAGGCCTTCTTGCGCAGCAGGCCGACATGCTCCGCAACTACATGGACCATGTCGACAATCGTGATATCGCACTTGAACTGCCCACGGGCAGCGGCAAGACCCTGGTTGGTCTTCTGATCGCGGAATGGCGGAGAAGAACAAAACGGGAGAGATGTGTAATGCTTTGTCCTACCAAACAGCTTGTCCATCAGGTCGTTGAACAGGCCAAAGAAAAATACGGAATCAATGCACTTGATTTTTCGGGCTCGAAACACCAGTACCCGGAGGCTGACAAGACCGCTTTCAACAATTGCGAATCAATAGGTGTTGCCACCTATAGCGCTCTGTTCAACACAAATCCGTTTTTCAGCAACGTTCATACACTCATTTTTGACGATGCCCACGCTGCTGAGAATTATGTGTCGAGTTTCTGGTCATTGGAGGTTCGGCGTTATGAGGATGAATCCACCTTCGGTACAATCTGGCAGATCATCGCGCCGTACACCACAGAAAATGACCAACTCCGTTACGACCAGGGCAACGAGGGATCGCTTGATACGTCATTCGTCAACAAGATTCCGACGCCTTATTTACTCAAGTGCAGAACAGCACTGACAGCAGCGATTGACAATGCCTCCAGAGACGATGAAAGCCCGGAGGAATACGGTTATCGATGGCGCATGATCAGAGATCACCTTCACGCCTGCCATCTCTATTACACCAGCAATTCAATTCTCATTCGCCCTCTGGTAGCCCCTACCAAGAGCTTTGCGCCCTTTCAGAATGCACGACAGCGTATTTATATGTCTGCAACTCTCGGTGAGGGTGGGGACCTGGAAAGGATTTTCGGCCGTAAAAAGATCGAACGGATACCTGCTCCTGAGGGCTGGGACAAGCAGGGCATCGGCCGTCGTTTTTTTGTATTTCCAATGCGAAGATTGGATGAAGCGGCTTCATTGAGTCTCGCAATATCCTGGACTACGAAATTTGATAGAGCCCTGGTCCTCACTCCGAGCAACCGTGACGCTGACAAAGTCAAAATGGCCATTAAGTCACTTCCTGCGACGCAGAGTCATACCCTCTTTGACGCCGCACAATTGGAGTCGTCGAAAAAATCATTTACCCAGGCCGGTTCCGCCATAGCGGTTCTGGCGAACAGGTATGATGGAATCGATCTGATTGGAGACGAATGCAGATACTTGATTATTTATGGTCTTCCGGAATCCACAAATCTTCAGGAGCGTTTCATCATCAGCCGACTGGGGGCCTCTGTCCTTTTCCAGGTTCGCATCCGCACCAGGATCACTCAGGCTGTGGGAAGATGCACACGCTCATCAACCGACTATGCGCTCGTGGTTATCATCGGCGACAAGGTGCATCAGTATTTCCATATGCCGGAAAAGAGAGAAACACTGCATCCGGAACTTCAGGCAGAAGTTAATTTTGGAGTAGATCAATCAAAAGTCGATAATCCTTCTGAGCTGGGGGATAACATTGACATATTCATTGCCCACGGACCAGAGTGGAAATCAGCCGATAACCATATATTGGAAACAAGAGACGAACTGACCCAATTGTCCATACCATCGGCAAGTCAGCTTGGGAACTCTGTTGTCCACGAAGTGAAATTTCACGATGCCCTTTGGTCGGGTGATTTTGACAATGCGCTCTCTTCAGCAAAAGATGTGTTGGCCAGCTTTGCCGGAGGACATGACCTGAAGGGATATTCTGCTCTTTGGAATTACCTTGCTGGCTCAGCAGCGTACCAGGCGGATCAAACACAGGTAGCCCAGGAACATTTTTCGGCAGCCTTTTCATGCGCCAGTACGTTGCCATGGCTCAAACAAATTCAAAAGCTGCTCTCCAACCAGACACAGGAAGTATCTGTCGATGTCATTTATGGAGAGCGCATTGAGCGCATAGAAGGACTCCTCGAACGTTTTGGAAAGTCCGGCAGCGTAAAAATCGAAAAATATTTCCAGGACATCCGGGAAGGGCTTACAAGCAGGGAATCGAAGCCGTTTGAAGAAGCGCAGGTAAAGCTCGGTCGCCTGATCGGTTTTGAATCGGGAAACACTGAGCGATCCGGTGATCCAGACCCTTGGTGGATCTTTGGGCGACGAGGAATTGTCTTTGAGGATTACACAGCAACTGGTGATAATCCTGTTGTGTCAAAGAAAAAAACACTAGAGGCCAAGGCTCATCCTGACACTCTCGCAGCAGAACACCCAGGAGTAAGTTTCTCGGTCGTATTTTGCTCGACGTCGGACAAATTACATTCTGCTGCGGAGCCTCATACGGGAGATGTTTTTTACATCAGCGTTGAAGACTTCAAAAAGTTTTCAGAAGAGTGCATGGCAACAATGCGAGTGCTCTGGGATTCTTTCCAGTCGCCTGGGGTTATTGAATGGAGGGAGTTTGCTGCCCGCAGGCTGGCCGAAGCGAAATTAGGCAGTGATGACATTCTGGCACGTTTGACGAGCAGAAAACTTTCCTCATTGGCAGGAGGCGGACAGAAATGA
- a CDS encoding restriction endonuclease subunit S, producing the protein MTKLKPGWKMVKFGDVVRQCKESVDRDNNPFERYVEGGHMDSEDIHINRWGEFGIDYVGPAFHRIFRKGQVLYGSRRTYLKKVAIADFDGITANTTFVCETKNPNVLMQELLPFLMLTDSFTEHSIRESKGSTNPYINWPDIAKYEFPLPPLDEQKRIAEILWAADEAVGKNIVSRQKATQLLDSMRINEVCSEKYHWQKFGTILKSIVAGKSVVGVNTPAEKHEFGVLKVSAVGPNGFEPEENKRLINSTDFLPQYSVNQGALLITRCNTNDLVGRVCLTPADYPNLMLCDKTLQLILDESKANRRFMFEALRARPLRNQIMGCATGTGGAMKNISQQDIRSLSVPLPPRDLQETIALRVANVYQRIDELTSQINMLRVLTKQLSNELIHGGAAHV; encoded by the coding sequence ATGACTAAACTGAAGCCCGGCTGGAAGATGGTTAAGTTTGGTGATGTTGTGCGCCAATGCAAGGAGAGCGTTGATCGCGACAACAATCCATTCGAACGGTATGTGGAAGGCGGCCATATGGATTCTGAGGATATTCATATCAACCGATGGGGTGAATTCGGGATCGATTATGTAGGACCGGCGTTTCACCGCATCTTTCGCAAAGGCCAGGTACTCTATGGATCGCGCCGAACCTATCTGAAAAAAGTCGCTATTGCCGACTTCGATGGTATTACAGCTAACACGACTTTTGTCTGTGAAACCAAAAACCCAAACGTCCTTATGCAGGAATTGCTGCCGTTCTTGATGCTGACGGATTCATTCACAGAACACTCGATACGGGAATCGAAAGGTTCAACTAATCCCTATATCAACTGGCCGGATATCGCCAAGTATGAATTCCCGCTGCCGCCCCTTGATGAACAGAAGCGCATTGCCGAGATCCTGTGGGCAGCGGATGAGGCGGTGGGAAAAAACATCGTTTCTCGCCAGAAAGCCACACAGCTACTTGATTCGATGCGCATTAATGAAGTCTGTTCAGAAAAATACCATTGGCAGAAATTTGGAACCATCCTGAAATCCATTGTTGCCGGTAAGAGTGTTGTTGGGGTCAACACGCCAGCAGAAAAGCATGAATTTGGCGTTTTGAAGGTCAGTGCCGTTGGGCCAAACGGATTTGAGCCTGAAGAGAACAAACGCCTTATTAACTCAACAGATTTCTTGCCGCAGTACAGCGTTAATCAAGGTGCATTGCTGATAACGCGCTGTAATACAAATGATCTTGTTGGAAGGGTTTGCCTCACACCTGCGGATTATCCCAATCTGATGCTGTGTGACAAAACCCTCCAGCTCATATTGGATGAGAGCAAAGCAAACAGGCGTTTCATGTTTGAAGCTTTGCGAGCTCGCCCCCTGAGAAATCAAATAATGGGTTGTGCTACTGGCACCGGAGGGGCCATGAAGAACATCTCGCAGCAGGACATACGATCACTATCAGTACCTTTGCCCCCGCGTGATCTTCAAGAAACCATTGCGCTTAGAGTCGCGAATGTATATCAGCGAATAGACGAACTTACAAGCCAGATCAACATGCTGCGAGTTCTCACAAAACAGCTCTCGAATGAATTGATACACGGAGGAGCCGCCCATGTTTAA
- a CDS encoding TIGR02391 family protein: protein MSAHPPFDPGTVEAIAKVLGEAGSGTDISRYFKANSLLDESGESTKWRRINAVFLKSQVTTKSANQILAFIRSYLVPTRFVGKRDEFEHHRCELNAVLILHGLEYGKDGQFRHTTQARTLDEAEARAQGVRNKLAPRNTHPEVYKYCQPELMQENYFHAVFEACKGLFQRIRDLSGIEADGANLIDRVFSVEKPSLVFNTLQTETEKSEHKGFAQLLKGCSAAIRNPLAHGPKILWQGETDAADYLTLISMLHRKLDQCVKVPNQEYRHGGGV, encoded by the coding sequence GTGAGTGCGCATCCTCCTTTTGACCCAGGTACAGTTGAGGCCATTGCCAAAGTGCTTGGAGAGGCCGGATCAGGAACAGACATCAGTCGATATTTCAAGGCGAACAGCCTGCTTGATGAGTCTGGCGAATCCACCAAGTGGCGGCGGATTAATGCGGTATTTCTGAAAAGCCAGGTAACGACAAAAAGCGCGAACCAGATTCTTGCTTTTATCAGATCCTACCTTGTCCCAACTCGCTTTGTGGGAAAACGAGATGAGTTCGAACACCATCGCTGCGAACTGAACGCCGTGTTAATTCTGCATGGCCTCGAATACGGCAAGGACGGCCAATTCAGACATACAACTCAGGCCAGAACCCTGGATGAAGCAGAAGCGCGAGCTCAAGGTGTCCGTAACAAGTTGGCCCCCCGCAATACTCACCCTGAAGTCTACAAATACTGCCAGCCAGAACTGATGCAGGAAAACTACTTCCACGCAGTGTTTGAAGCCTGCAAAGGATTGTTCCAGAGAATCCGTGATCTTTCCGGCATTGAGGCCGATGGTGCCAACCTGATTGACAGGGTTTTCTCGGTTGAAAAGCCATCTCTTGTCTTCAACACCCTTCAGACTGAAACTGAAAAATCGGAACATAAGGGATTTGCGCAGCTTCTGAAGGGATGTTCAGCGGCGATCCGTAACCCGCTGGCACATGGTCCCAAAATCCTGTGGCAGGGAGAGACCGACGCCGCTGATTACCTCACCCTGATTTCCATGCTGCACAGAAAGCTGGATCAGTGCGTTAAAGTCCCGAATCAGGAGTATCGGCACGGGGGTGGCGTATGA
- a CDS encoding PDDEXK nuclease domain-containing protein codes for MKELTKNNPGPDYAHLLAEVKERVRSAQYAALKAVNAELVRLYWDIGRMIAERQEKSGWGRSVVENLSKDLRQEFPGVSGFSVQNLWYMRQFYLEYSGHEKLQPLVGEIAWAHNLAIMSKCKDPLEREFYIRMTRKFGWSKNVLIHQIDNQSYEKSLLGQTNFDQTLTPELRAQAKLAVKDEYTFDFLELGEEHGERELERALIARIEDFLRAMGGMFAFMGSQYRLEIDGEEFFIDLLLFHRRLRCLVAIELKIGKFRPEFVGKMQFYLTALDRQVRQEDENPSIGIILCKEKSRTIVEYTLHDARKPIGVATYEITRTLPKELKGQLPQPEEIAALLEGIEK; via the coding sequence ATGAAAGAACTGACAAAAAACAATCCTGGCCCGGATTACGCGCACCTTCTCGCCGAGGTGAAAGAGCGCGTCCGTTCAGCTCAGTACGCCGCACTGAAAGCGGTCAATGCGGAGCTGGTCAGACTTTACTGGGATATCGGGCGGATGATCGCCGAACGTCAGGAGAAGTCCGGATGGGGCCGGTCGGTCGTGGAAAACCTGTCTAAGGACTTGCGGCAGGAGTTTCCCGGAGTCAGCGGATTTTCAGTGCAGAACCTCTGGTACATGCGCCAGTTTTATCTGGAATACAGCGGCCATGAAAAACTCCAACCACTGGTTGGAGAAATTGCCTGGGCTCACAATCTCGCCATCATGAGTAAGTGCAAGGACCCACTGGAACGTGAATTCTATATCCGCATGACCCGCAAATTCGGCTGGTCCAAGAATGTCCTTATCCATCAGATCGACAACCAGAGCTATGAAAAATCCCTGCTGGGCCAGACTAATTTTGATCAGACGCTCACGCCCGAGCTTCGTGCCCAGGCCAAGCTGGCGGTGAAAGACGAATACACCTTCGATTTTCTGGAACTGGGCGAGGAACACGGAGAGCGGGAGCTGGAACGGGCGCTCATCGCCCGGATCGAGGATTTCCTGCGGGCCATGGGCGGCATGTTCGCCTTCATGGGGAGTCAGTACCGGTTGGAGATCGACGGCGAAGAGTTCTTCATCGACCTCTTGCTGTTTCACCGTCGTCTGCGCTGCCTGGTGGCCATCGAGCTGAAAATAGGAAAATTCAGGCCGGAATTCGTCGGAAAGATGCAGTTTTACCTGACCGCACTGGACCGGCAGGTCCGGCAGGAGGACGAGAACCCTTCCATCGGCATCATCCTCTGCAAGGAAAAGAGCCGCACCATCGTCGAGTACACCCTGCACGACGCCCGCAAACCCATCGGCGTGGCCACATATGAAATCACCAGGACGCTGCCCAAAGAGCTGAAAGGGCAATTGCCCCAGCCGGAAGAGATTGCGGCCTTGCTGGAGGGGATTGAAAAGTGA